The Sulfurimonas hydrogeniphila genome includes a window with the following:
- a CDS encoding ABC-F family ATP-binding cassette domain-containing protein, with protein sequence MVTVQNLTMRFGNRVLFQDINLKLDRHKRYGLIGANGAGKTTFLKILSGQINEYDGEVIIPKQNKVGVLGQNQYAYEDFTIMDAVLYGNRRLYDAIKEKEEIYMSGDFEDDAVNNRLAELETICVEEDPTYEYDVNIAKILENVGIAAEKHNELMSTLDSADKFKVLLAQVLYPKPDVLFLDEPTNNLDIETISWLENELKRHEGTMVVISHDRHFLNAVVTNILDVDYQKIREFTGTYDDWYIAANVMAKQMELDNAKKLKEKEQLEAFVRRFSANASKAKQATSRQKQLEKLNIEEIKPSSRRDPSIVFKPKRVMGDEALNVEHICHSYGDNEVLKDVTFKVNPGEKIAIIGGNGVGKTTLVKIIMEELKPSCGGTVTWGATIESSYFPQDTADIIKGDGTLYDWLRAFDPKREISEIRNCLGRMLFNGEQQEKNVEAISGGEKHRMMLSKMMLEGGNFLVLDEPTNHLDLEAIVALGEALHEFKGNVICVSHDRELLDAFATRIIELHDDHTYTDFQGSYEEFAAAKEAGTL encoded by the coding sequence ATGGTAACAGTACAAAACTTAACAATGCGCTTTGGAAACAGAGTGCTTTTTCAAGACATAAACTTAAAACTAGACCGTCACAAAAGATACGGTCTTATCGGAGCAAACGGAGCCGGTAAAACAACATTTTTGAAAATTCTTTCAGGTCAAATCAATGAATATGACGGGGAAGTCATCATTCCAAAACAAAACAAAGTCGGCGTTTTGGGACAAAACCAGTATGCTTATGAAGACTTTACAATTATGGATGCTGTTTTATACGGAAACAGACGCTTGTATGATGCTATCAAAGAAAAAGAAGAAATTTATATGTCCGGTGATTTTGAAGACGATGCTGTCAACAACCGTCTTGCTGAACTTGAAACTATCTGTGTGGAAGAAGACCCGACCTATGAATACGATGTAAACATTGCAAAAATTCTGGAAAATGTCGGAATTGCGGCTGAAAAGCACAATGAACTGATGAGCACACTTGACTCTGCTGACAAATTCAAAGTTCTTTTGGCGCAGGTTTTATATCCAAAGCCTGATGTATTGTTTTTGGATGAACCGACCAACAACCTTGATATTGAAACAATCAGTTGGCTTGAAAACGAACTCAAAAGACATGAGGGAACGATGGTTGTCATCTCGCATGACAGACATTTTCTCAATGCAGTAGTCACAAACATTCTTGATGTTGATTACCAGAAAATCCGAGAGTTTACCGGCACCTATGACGACTGGTATATTGCGGCAAATGTCATGGCAAAACAGATGGAACTCGACAATGCAAAAAAACTCAAAGAAAAAGAGCAGCTAGAAGCTTTTGTTCGTCGATTCAGCGCCAATGCATCAAAAGCAAAACAGGCAACTTCAAGACAAAAACAGCTTGAAAAATTAAATATAGAAGAGATTAAACCGTCATCCCGCCGTGATCCTTCTATCGTTTTCAAACCAAAAAGAGTCATGGGAGACGAAGCCTTAAATGTTGAGCATATCTGTCATTCATACGGAGACAATGAAGTCTTAAAAGATGTTACTTTTAAAGTAAATCCGGGTGAAAAAATCGCCATTATCGGTGGCAACGGTGTAGGAAAAACAACACTTGTAAAAATAATTATGGAAGAGCTCAAACCAAGCTGTGGCGGTACTGTAACCTGGGGAGCAACAATTGAATCTTCCTACTTTCCACAGGATACAGCGGATATTATCAAAGGCGACGGCACACTTTATGACTGGCTGCGTGCCTTTGATCCTAAACGGGAAATATCAGAAATCAGAAACTGTCTCGGAAGAATGCTTTTTAACGGAGAGCAGCAGGAGAAAAATGTCGAAGCGATTTCGGGGGGAGAAAAACACCGAATGATGCTTAGTAAGATGATGCTTGAGGGTGGTAACTTCCTTGTGCTTGATGAACCGACCAACCACCTTGATCTTGAAGCGATTGTTGCCCTTGGTGAAGCACTGCATGAGTTTAAGGGCAATGTTATCTGTGTCTCGCATGACCGTGAACTTCTTGACGCTTTTGCCACACGCATCATAGAACTGCATGATGATCATACCTATACCGACTTTCAGGGAAGCTATGAAGAGTTTGCTGCTGCCAAAGAAGCCGGAACACTCTGA
- a CDS encoding DUF5718 family protein: protein MKKYEEYLGLGIAGNFALHLAQAGELEEFRNIVTEDEAAPKGLFPFYLPCEKKKETSRPSEILFTYPLSSALIQLPKEDVHVQAEPEVGLLCELTYQNGQITAIEPTYFGAYNDCSIRVSGAKKISDKKNWGQNSKGFASQLISIDKFEEGGVMDDFSICSFLRRNDALHPYGENATLTGYSYFYEKLTQWICKQINTQKDFGPLEDLKSYTVTCNYPKKALISIGATRYTPYGETTFLQKGDEIFVVLYNHKTYSLRDVTDTLHDKNYTQEQMSILAQSVC from the coding sequence ATGAAAAAATACGAAGAGTATTTGGGTCTTGGAATCGCCGGCAATTTTGCCCTGCACCTTGCCCAGGCCGGAGAGCTTGAAGAGTTCAGAAATATTGTAACAGAGGATGAGGCCGCGCCAAAAGGGCTTTTTCCTTTCTACCTGCCCTGTGAAAAAAAGAAAGAGACTTCTCGTCCGAGTGAGATACTTTTCACCTATCCGCTTTCTTCTGCACTGATACAACTGCCAAAAGAAGATGTCCATGTCCAGGCAGAACCCGAAGTTGGACTTTTGTGTGAACTGACCTATCAAAACGGACAAATCACGGCTATTGAACCAACATATTTCGGTGCATATAACGACTGCTCTATTCGTGTCAGCGGTGCCAAAAAAATCAGTGACAAAAAAAACTGGGGACAAAACTCCAAGGGATTTGCTTCGCAACTCATTTCAATTGACAAATTTGAAGAGGGCGGCGTAATGGATGACTTCAGCATCTGCAGTTTTTTACGTCGCAATGATGCCTTGCATCCCTATGGCGAAAATGCAACACTAACCGGTTACAGCTACTTTTATGAAAAACTCACACAATGGATATGCAAACAGATAAATACCCAAAAAGATTTTGGACCGCTGGAAGATTTAAAAAGTTATACAGTTACATGTAACTACCCCAAAAAAGCGCTTATCAGCATAGGAGCTACACGATATACGCCCTATGGAGAAACTACTTTTTTACAAAAAGGGGATGAAATATTTGTTGTTCTTTATAATCACAAAACTTACTCCCTGCGCGATGTCACAGATACGCTTCATGATAAGAATTACACACAAGAACAGATGAGTATTTTGGCACAGAGCGTTTGCTGA
- a CDS encoding DUF1653 domain-containing protein: MKTGIYEHYKGKRYQVIDTVRHSETEELMVLYRALYGDEGLWVRPYSMFFETVSVNGCMQPRFRYLGEKNE, encoded by the coding sequence ATGAAAACAGGTATTTATGAACACTACAAAGGCAAAAGGTATCAAGTGATTGATACCGTAAGGCACTCTGAAACAGAAGAGCTTATGGTTCTTTATCGCGCCCTGTATGGAGACGAAGGACTCTGGGTACGGCCTTACAGTATGTTTTTTGAAACTGTATCTGTCAATGGCTGTATGCAACCACGATTTCGCTATCTTGGAGAAAAAAATGAGTAG
- a CDS encoding translation initiation factor → MSRGKKLDIFIGASIDDDSWAEVHNPGPPKTSNITEEPAKHFLLFKKEKRRGKTVTLVGEFHRPKNELALLLKLLKKKLGCGGTLKENWMEFQGDIKEKLRPLLTEEKFRFKNGH, encoded by the coding sequence ATGAGTAGAGGGAAAAAACTCGACATCTTTATCGGTGCGAGTATAGATGATGACAGCTGGGCTGAAGTTCATAATCCCGGCCCTCCAAAAACTTCAAACATTACGGAAGAACCCGCGAAACATTTTTTACTTTTTAAAAAAGAAAAACGCAGAGGCAAAACAGTTACACTGGTTGGAGAATTTCACAGACCAAAAAATGAACTGGCACTCCTCTTAAAATTACTGAAAAAAAAGCTTGGTTGCGGAGGCACTCTTAAAGAAAACTGGATGGAATTTCAGGGAGATATAAAAGAAAAGCTTCGCCCGCTTTTAACTGAAGAAAAATTTCGTTTCAAAAACGGACACTAG
- a CDS encoding diguanylate cyclase translates to MQFIEALKLRSKLFFLFLLITVGLFALGFIGTNYVNAMKKNMDSLYFGSLIPVTELNEIVKTYSYDLAATVYKVRRDEISPSEAAFKIDTSLKYINKKWQSYKSHFKTEEELYYLEYADLEINRANNYFSKVLKAVQASKNLAHISITTLEKKVETIHNVLEKLINYEVNMANYERKKFLYTYDSILLKIGTSLGLIIVGLLIILFYVFESIQKDQTRLEIAAKKLKLANKKLENASYTDSLTNLHNRRYFNFIYEREVKRAKRNKAYITFMMLDIDYFKQYNDTYGHLAGDEALKSVAKVLKETLKRPGDYVFRLGGEEFGVLMSDTSETNSANIAREICNAVRGLEIKHEASKVHEYLTLSIGVVCCVADEALDEDVLISRSDEMLYEAKEAGRDRYIITSNASKAKIA, encoded by the coding sequence ATGCAGTTTATCGAAGCACTTAAACTTAGAAGCAAGCTTTTTTTTCTTTTTCTTTTGATTACTGTCGGCCTGTTTGCTCTTGGCTTCATAGGGACAAACTATGTCAATGCAATGAAAAAAAATATGGATTCTTTGTACTTTGGTTCTTTGATACCTGTAACAGAATTGAATGAGATAGTCAAAACATACAGTTACGACCTGGCAGCTACTGTTTACAAGGTGCGTAGAGATGAAATCAGCCCCAGTGAGGCAGCTTTTAAAATAGACACATCTTTAAAATATATCAATAAAAAATGGCAAAGTTATAAGTCTCATTTTAAGACAGAAGAGGAATTGTATTATCTCGAATATGCTGATTTGGAAATTAATCGTGCCAATAATTATTTTTCCAAAGTTCTAAAAGCCGTGCAAGCTTCCAAAAATTTAGCGCATATATCAATAACAACACTTGAAAAAAAAGTTGAGACAATTCATAATGTTTTGGAAAAACTGATCAATTATGAAGTCAATATGGCGAATTATGAGAGAAAGAAGTTTTTATATACCTATGATTCAATTTTGCTAAAAATTGGTACTTCACTCGGACTTATTATTGTGGGACTGCTGATAATTCTTTTTTATGTATTTGAGAGTATTCAAAAAGATCAGACAAGACTTGAAATTGCAGCGAAGAAACTTAAACTTGCCAATAAAAAGCTTGAAAATGCCTCTTATACAGATTCTTTGACAAATCTTCACAACAGAAGATATTTTAATTTCATTTATGAAAGAGAAGTCAAACGTGCAAAACGAAATAAAGCCTATATTACATTTATGATGCTTGATATTGACTATTTTAAACAATATAATGACACTTATGGACATCTGGCAGGAGATGAAGCACTTAAAAGTGTTGCAAAAGTTTTAAAAGAGACACTCAAACGACCGGGAGACTATGTTTTTAGACTTGGCGGTGAAGAGTTTGGAGTACTTATGAGTGATACGAGTGAGACAAACAGTGCAAATATTGCCCGGGAAATCTGCAATGCTGTAAGAGGCCTTGAAATAAAACATGAAGCTTCAAAAGTACATGAGTATCTTACACTCTCTATTGGAGTCGTTTGTTGTGTAGCAGATGAAGCGCTGGATGAAGATGTGTTGATTTCACGGTCTGATGAAATGCTTTATGAAGCAAAAGAGGCCGGAAGAGACAGGTATATAATCACATCCAATGCCTCAAAGGCAAAAATTGCCTAG
- a CDS encoding aminopeptidase P N-terminal domain-containing protein — protein MISEKEYKQRRIRLGRKLKPLSVAVLLSAEQKTRSNDTQYPYRQNSNFYYMSGFTEDNSALVIVKDAKKFHTFLFVAKKDKMQELWHGKRLGKEKAKELFMVDDVFEIDEFEEKLKEFTENKKHIYHDFKLEYAKVKILKRFKKSIQSYENLATYIEKMRLIKSKSEIKLIKKAINITKKAHHKAMKLSAKLHYEYELQANLEYIFKKNGAYSDAYTSIVACGNSANTLHYVNNDKKLMQGDLILIDAGCEYRYYASDITRTIPVSGSYTKAQKELYEMVLHVQKEIIKMIFPGVFKSVLQKKSEELLCQGMIDLGILQGELKKLLKEKAHKKYYPHGIGHWMGLDVHDECPYKKPNGKEIPLQPGMVMTIEPGIYLDAADISIPKKYRGTGIRIEDNILVTKNGCENLSSHIAKEIEEITRKSNSSR, from the coding sequence TTGATAAGTGAAAAAGAGTACAAACAAAGAAGAATACGTTTGGGACGTAAACTGAAGCCTTTGAGTGTAGCTGTCTTGTTGAGTGCAGAGCAAAAAACACGTTCCAATGATACACAATATCCATACCGACAAAACAGTAATTTTTACTATATGAGCGGTTTCACAGAAGACAATTCTGCTTTGGTTATTGTAAAAGATGCAAAAAAATTTCACACTTTTTTGTTTGTTGCCAAAAAAGACAAAATGCAGGAACTCTGGCATGGAAAAAGGCTGGGAAAAGAGAAAGCCAAAGAGCTTTTCATGGTGGATGATGTTTTTGAAATTGATGAGTTTGAAGAAAAACTTAAAGAGTTTACAGAAAATAAAAAACATATCTATCATGATTTCAAACTGGAATATGCAAAGGTTAAAATCTTAAAACGCTTTAAAAAAAGCATACAAAGTTATGAGAATCTGGCGACATATATTGAAAAAATGCGTCTCATAAAGTCGAAATCTGAAATTAAGCTTATTAAAAAAGCTATCAATATTACAAAAAAAGCACATCATAAAGCGATGAAATTGAGTGCGAAACTGCATTATGAGTATGAACTGCAGGCAAATTTAGAGTACATTTTTAAAAAAAACGGTGCCTACAGCGATGCTTATACCTCTATTGTAGCCTGTGGAAACTCTGCCAATACTTTGCATTATGTAAACAACGATAAAAAATTGATGCAAGGTGATCTGATACTCATAGATGCCGGATGTGAATACCGGTATTATGCAAGTGATATAACGCGCACAATTCCTGTCAGCGGAAGTTATACAAAAGCACAAAAAGAACTCTATGAAATGGTTTTACATGTACAAAAAGAGATTATAAAGATGATTTTCCCTGGCGTGTTCAAAAGTGTACTGCAGAAAAAATCCGAAGAGTTGCTGTGTCAGGGAATGATAGATTTGGGAATATTGCAGGGAGAACTCAAAAAACTGCTAAAAGAAAAAGCACACAAAAAATATTATCCGCACGGTATCGGACACTGGATGGGGCTCGATGTGCATGATGAATGTCCCTATAAAAAACCAAACGGCAAAGAGATTCCGCTGCAACCCGGTATGGTTATGACCATAGAACCCGGTATTTACCTTGATGCAGCAGATATAAGTATTCCTAAAAAGTACAGAGGTACAGGCATAAGAATTGAAGACAATATTTTAGTTACGAAAAACGGCTGTGAAAATCTCTCTTCACATATTGCAAAAGAGATAGAGGAAATTACTCGTAAGAGTAACTCCAGCCGGTGA
- a CDS encoding ABC-type transport auxiliary lipoprotein family protein, whose product MKNRLLIICLTCIAVITITGCTSPTPAQNQYRLNIQPKAVKVQTGKCRKKTLKVERSFGDKLYMSLKMYYVEGKYAQYSYAQSRWAQTPNDALTYAVTEYLRDLKLFKSVQSAESKTKNDYRLEINIEDFMQYFDENEKNSFVNVVITCNLVDEASHKTVATKTFYFKQKTLSDDAKGGVVALSNALDEILKECGLWLQGVCLDK is encoded by the coding sequence GTGAAAAATAGATTATTAATTATATGCCTTACATGTATCGCGGTAATAACAATTACCGGATGCACATCGCCGACACCGGCGCAGAATCAGTACCGACTCAATATACAGCCAAAAGCAGTAAAAGTACAGACAGGCAAATGTCGGAAAAAAACACTCAAAGTAGAGCGCTCTTTTGGTGACAAACTCTATATGTCCTTGAAAATGTATTATGTAGAGGGAAAATATGCACAATACTCTTATGCCCAGTCAAGATGGGCGCAGACGCCAAATGATGCTCTAACATATGCTGTTACAGAGTATTTGCGGGATCTGAAGCTTTTTAAGAGTGTGCAAAGTGCAGAATCAAAAACAAAAAACGACTACAGACTGGAAATAAATATAGAAGATTTTATGCAGTATTTTGATGAAAACGAAAAAAATTCTTTTGTCAATGTTGTCATTACATGTAACCTGGTTGATGAAGCGAGTCATAAAACAGTAGCGACAAAAACTTTTTATTTTAAACAAAAAACTTTGTCAGATGATGCAAAAGGCGGGGTTGTTGCACTCAGCAATGCCTTGGATGAAATTTTAAAAGAGTGTGGTTTATGGCTGCAGGGAGTATGTCTTGATAAGTGA
- a CDS encoding MlaD family protein: MNNKVNYTLIGFVVLLGMLSILGFVYWMLKPEKAEATQKYIIYFNESVLGLNLDAPVKYKGIKVGKVIRLRINPKNTEQVEVTVSMLKTTPVKEDTVAKLTAQGITGLSYINLTEGSNNAPPLTAKKGEMYPVIKSAPSFFANVEQSLDSVSELLLMTLDRTNELLSEKNQEQFSRFLHESAMVMAKIDTILDEKTIAHLQASAKNMEHITAQIDKSIPNMNKLVAHSIAWEKKINDSFSSIKQTYLEMGHIMNDMAKSFSDVQNNVEDITVQSVPLINSTVTQMQQTLINLDELLEHYDRSPSDILYKKERYKRGPGEK, from the coding sequence ATGAACAATAAAGTAAATTATACATTGATAGGGTTTGTCGTTTTGTTGGGAATGCTCAGCATACTCGGATTTGTTTACTGGATGCTCAAACCTGAAAAAGCAGAGGCGACACAAAAGTATATTATATATTTTAACGAATCGGTGTTGGGACTCAATCTTGATGCACCTGTGAAATACAAGGGTATAAAAGTAGGCAAAGTAATACGCTTGCGTATAAATCCGAAAAACACCGAACAGGTGGAGGTGACAGTCAGTATGCTAAAGACGACACCTGTCAAAGAAGATACGGTGGCAAAGCTTACTGCACAGGGCATTACCGGATTGAGTTATATAAATCTGACAGAGGGAAGCAATAATGCACCGCCGCTTACAGCAAAAAAAGGAGAAATGTATCCTGTAATCAAGTCAGCTCCTTCTTTTTTCGCAAATGTGGAACAGTCGCTGGATTCGGTCTCTGAACTGTTGCTTATGACGCTTGACAGAACCAATGAGCTGTTGAGTGAAAAAAACCAGGAACAGTTTTCTAGATTTTTACACGAGAGTGCTATGGTTATGGCAAAAATTGATACAATACTTGATGAAAAAACCATTGCACACCTGCAGGCAAGTGCGAAAAATATGGAACATATCACAGCTCAGATTGATAAAAGTATTCCCAATATGAATAAATTGGTTGCACACAGCATTGCATGGGAAAAGAAAATCAATGACTCTTTTTCGAGTATCAAACAAACATATCTGGAAATGGGACATATTATGAATGATATGGCAAAATCTTTTTCTGATGTACAGAATAATGTTGAAGATATTACAGTGCAGTCCGTACCGTTGATTAACAGCACTGTGACACAAATGCAACAGACATTGATAAATTTAGATGAGCTGTTAGAACATTATGACCGCAGTCCGAGTGATATTTTATATAAAAAAGAAAGATACAAAAGGGGACCTGGTGAAAAATAG
- a CDS encoding ABC transporter ATP-binding protein, giving the protein MELIKVCGVKTVFGDKVVHDGLNLHVNEGEIYGLLGPSGCGKTTLLREMVMLQEFHSGSIEILGQKIESISESQAQELRRKWGVLFQFGALFSSLTLAENIALALREYATLSQKMIEEIVAFKLDLVGLKPSDAFLYPSQISGGMRKKAGIARALAMDPKLLFLDEPTSGLDPISAREFDELILQLRSMLGLTMVIVTHDLHSIYNTLDRMAIIDNKKIAYEGSLEEVTSVKNDFIQTFFRDTI; this is encoded by the coding sequence ATGGAACTGATTAAAGTATGCGGTGTCAAAACAGTTTTTGGTGACAAAGTGGTGCATGACGGGCTCAATTTACATGTAAACGAAGGTGAAATTTACGGGCTTTTGGGACCAAGCGGCTGCGGAAAAACAACACTGCTGCGTGAAATGGTCATGCTGCAGGAGTTTCACTCAGGAAGTATTGAGATTTTGGGACAGAAAATAGAGAGTATCAGTGAAAGCCAGGCACAGGAACTCAGGCGAAAATGGGGTGTATTGTTCCAGTTTGGTGCTCTTTTTTCTTCTTTGACTCTGGCGGAAAATATTGCGTTGGCGCTGCGGGAGTATGCAACACTCTCCCAAAAAATGATAGAAGAAATAGTGGCATTTAAACTTGATCTGGTAGGTTTGAAACCAAGTGATGCATTTTTATATCCTTCGCAAATAAGCGGAGGTATGCGAAAAAAAGCGGGGATTGCCAGAGCTTTGGCGATGGATCCCAAACTGCTTTTTTTGGATGAACCTACAAGCGGACTTGATCCGATTTCTGCCAGAGAGTTCGATGAACTTATATTGCAGTTGCGTTCAATGCTGGGACTTACTATGGTAATTGTCACACATGATTTACATTCTATATATAATACTTTGGATAGAATGGCTATAATTGATAATAAAAAAATTGCTTATGAGGGCAGTTTAGAAGAGGTTACTTCTGTGAAGAATGATTTTATACAGACTTTTTTTAGAGATACAATATGA
- a CDS encoding MlaE family ABC transporter permease — translation MPENLLRTTIDKESISLEFSGELTLYNLHQAQEFIAKIELSNFKKITVDLRDARYLDTAFALFLADLQEEYNVNTECTNTNFLHTLALTKEHKKKLDKKYKPLKENIFECMGKTFYRSYLSFISFMEFIGKVFVSFLLYFKSVKNIRIKEIAFEINESALRALGIVALTSFLIGLVTAYQAAYQLQRYGGNIFIVDMMGISIFRELAPLITAIVIAGRSGSAYTAQIGAMKITQEIDAMRTMGFDPYTFLVLPRIVALVVMLPILIFVADIMAMLGGIIVADLSLDLPPALFIDRLQEVVAMKHFYVGLVKGPFFAFLIASIGIYRGLIVKDDTQSIGYNTTKSVVESLFAVIVCDAVFSIAFTNLGI, via the coding sequence ATGCCTGAAAACCTACTGCGCACTACTATTGACAAAGAGAGTATTTCCCTTGAATTTTCAGGGGAATTGACACTCTACAATCTTCATCAAGCCCAAGAATTCATTGCAAAAATCGAGCTCTCAAATTTTAAAAAAATTACTGTTGATTTAAGAGATGCCCGCTATCTTGATACCGCCTTTGCTCTTTTTTTAGCTGACCTGCAAGAAGAGTACAATGTAAACACAGAGTGTACAAATACAAACTTTTTGCATACACTTGCATTGACCAAAGAGCATAAAAAAAAGCTCGATAAAAAATACAAACCTTTAAAAGAAAATATATTTGAGTGTATGGGAAAAACTTTTTATCGCTCCTACCTTTCATTTATCTCTTTTATGGAGTTTATCGGGAAGGTTTTTGTCTCTTTTTTGCTCTATTTTAAAAGTGTTAAAAATATCCGTATAAAAGAGATAGCTTTTGAAATCAATGAAAGTGCACTGCGTGCTCTTGGCATTGTAGCATTGACAAGTTTTCTGATTGGTTTGGTGACAGCCTATCAGGCTGCTTATCAGCTTCAGCGATACGGAGGCAATATTTTTATTGTGGATATGATGGGTATTTCTATATTCAGAGAACTTGCCCCCTTGATTACGGCAATAGTCATCGCAGGCAGAAGCGGTTCAGCCTATACGGCACAGATAGGAGCGATGAAAATCACACAGGAGATTGATGCTATGCGGACTATGGGCTTTGACCCATATACTTTTTTGGTTTTGCCAAGAATAGTTGCTCTTGTTGTTATGCTGCCGATACTCATTTTTGTAGCAGATATTATGGCTATGCTCGGAGGCATTATCGTTGCCGATTTGAGTCTGGACCTGCCGCCGGCACTTTTCATTGACAGACTGCAAGAGGTAGTGGCAATGAAACATTTTTATGTGGGACTTGTCAAAGGACCGTTTTTTGCATTTTTGATTGCTTCTATCGGTATTTACAGAGGGTTGATTGTCAAAGATGATACACAAAGTATAGGCTACAATACTACAAAAAGTGTTGTCGAGTCACTTTTTGCCGTAATTGTATGTGATGCGGTTTTTTCTATAGCCTTTACAAATCTGGGGATATAA
- a CDS encoding chemotaxis protein CheW: protein MSDKLKDIINKQAEQNDSVVDQLDDVVQLVGFVIGDEEYAVPILSIQEIIKPFPWTRVPQVPKYVLGVFNLRGSVIPLIDLRTKFGLPPKKQSEDTRFIVMRNGSDVAGFVIDRLTMAIRIKKENVGPPPDTVNGDDTIIDGVGKQADKIITILKVNKLLERDF from the coding sequence ATGAGTGATAAATTAAAAGATATTATTAACAAACAGGCTGAACAAAATGACAGTGTTGTTGATCAGCTCGATGATGTGGTACAACTTGTCGGATTTGTCATAGGGGATGAAGAGTATGCAGTACCTATTCTTTCCATTCAGGAGATTATCAAACCTTTTCCATGGACAAGAGTTCCGCAGGTGCCTAAGTATGTTTTGGGTGTGTTTAATCTTCGCGGTTCTGTTATTCCGCTTATAGATCTGCGTACAAAATTTGGACTGCCTCCTAAAAAACAGAGCGAAGATACACGCTTTATTGTTATGCGAAACGGCTCTGATGTGGCAGGATTTGTGATTGACAGACTCACAATGGCAATTCGCATTAAAAAAGAGAATGTGGGACCGCCGCCTGATACTGTCAACGGTGATGACACTATTATAGACGGTGTAGGAAAGCAGGCAGATAAAATTATTACTATTTTAAAAGTGAACAAACTTTTAGAAAGAGATTTTTAG